The region TGAACCATCAGATTTTAAGGCTGCAAAAGCACCTGCGTTAGCATATTCACCTAAAGTATGACCTGGGAACATTAGTTCATTTTCTGCAAATAAGTAACTAAAGCTTAATATTATTGTTCCAATAATAAATAGTCTGATTTTTTTCATTATTTATTCCTAATCATTTTTATTAATCAAACTATTATAATAAATAATTACTTTATTTATATTAAACTAAAAACTAACTTTAAGTTATTTTTAATAAAAACTCTATTCATAATAATTTTTCCTGTCCAATTCTATACAAAGCAAAATCATATTTAATTGGATCAAGTTCATCAAACTCTTTTAATTTTTCAGTTACTAATAAAGCTGATTTTAAATCATAGGTTTTTCTATCTAATAATTCTAGTTTTTGAGAAACTTTGAAAGTGTGAGTATCAAGAGGTAAAATCAAATCCTTTTTATCAATTCCGTCCCAAAGTCCTAAATCCAAATTATCTTCTCTTACCATCCATCTAAAAAACATATTCCATCTTTTATATGGAGCATTTCCTATCTCTTTTATTATTCCACATTTATCTCTTTTTAGTGGGCTTGATACTAAAAAAGTAAAACCTTGAGAGCTGTATGAAGCATGTTTATTTATTGTATTGATTAGAAAATCTAAGCCCTCTAAAACTGAATTTTCTTTTTTATATCCTTTTAGAAAAATATCATTTAAAGAGTTTTCTTGTTTCATTCTTCTAAAGGTTTTAAAGATAGTTTTTACATCCTCACTGTTTTGAAACCTATAGTAAAACTTATCTAACTCTTTTTCGATTTTTTCTTCACTACTTTCTAAAAGAGAAAAGTCTAAACTATCCAAAAATTTTACAATTAAACTTGCTTTTCCATATCCAAAAAGAGCACAAAGCAAGATGGCATATTCATCTTTGAACCTACTTGCAACTAAAAGTGGGTCTGGCTTTTCATAACTTAATTCACAGTCATTATTTCTACACTCTATCTCTTTATCAAGTAATTCTTTTATTTTTTTATCATTTTTATTCATTAGCTATTTATATATTCCTCAATATCTTCTTCAATTTTTTTATATGCTGTATTTGCATCTTCATAATATATTTTATCAAAGCACTCTTCATATATTGCAAAACTTGGTTCAAGATTGTTTAGTATAGCTTTGTTTGCATATTGAGATAAATGATTAACATCAATTACATTTCCACTTGTACCAATTACTACTAACAAATCACAGTTATTTAAAATATTATACATAGTTTCATATTTTGGTGCAGCTTCACCAAAAAAAACTATATTTGGTCTCATTTTTGAGCCACATATTGTACAGATTGAATTACCTTTATCTTGTACTTCATATTTTATATTTATTATATCATTACAACTCATACATCTTAATTCTTGAAGAAAACCATGAAGATGTAGTACATCTTTACAATCTGCTTTTTCTAATAAATCATCTACATTTTGAGTAATTACTTCTATTTTATTAGGATATTTTGCTTTTAATCTTGAAATCATTTTATGTGCATTATTAGGAAGTTTATCTTTTATATCTTCTCTTCTTTTATTATAAAAATTGATTGTATTTTCATAATTCCAGTCTAAGCACCCTGCACTGCATATCTCATTTATATCATGCTCTTCCCACAAGCCATCTTTATCTCTAAAAGTTG is a window of Halarcobacter sp. DNA encoding:
- a CDS encoding TIGR02757 family protein, producing MNKNDKKIKELLDKEIECRNNDCELSYEKPDPLLVASRFKDEYAILLCALFGYGKASLIVKFLDSLDFSLLESSEEKIEKELDKFYYRFQNSEDVKTIFKTFRRMKQENSLNDIFLKGYKKENSVLEGLDFLINTINKHASYSSQGFTFLVSSPLKRDKCGIIKEIGNAPYKRWNMFFRWMVREDNLDLGLWDGIDKKDLILPLDTHTFKVSQKLELLDRKTYDLKSALLVTEKLKEFDELDPIKYDFALYRIGQEKLL
- a CDS encoding Sir2 family NAD-dependent protein deacetylase, encoding MGEKIVIFSGAGLSASSGISTFRDKDGLWEEHDINEICSAGCLDWNYENTINFYNKRREDIKDKLPNNAHKMISRLKAKYPNKIEVITQNVDDLLEKADCKDVLHLHGFLQELRCMSCNDIINIKYEVQDKGNSICTICGSKMRPNIVFFGEAAPKYETMYNILNNCDLLVVIGTSGNVIDVNHLSQYANKAILNNLEPSFAIYEECFDKIYYEDANTAYKKIEEDIEEYINS